The region ATTTGGTGTATATTTGGTCGTGTCGCAGTTTATCTCATTCGGAGCCGCCATGAATCTCAAGGAACGCATCAAGCCGATCTCCTATCTCAAGGCCAATACGACGGAAATCGTCAACGGCTTTGACGCTGGCCAGGATGAGCCCATCATCATCACGCAAAATGGCGAGGCGAAGATGGTCGTGCTGTCCATGCACGCCTACCAGGAAGGCAAGCGGCAAGCGCGGCAAATGCAGGAACAGCATGCGTTCATGAAATTGATCGCCATGGGCAACCAGGAAATCGCGCGCGGCGACGTGGTGTCCGAAGAAGACTTCCTGTCCAGCCTAGACCAGGCTTGAGATGGCGCGCATCGTCGTGCTGAACAGCGCGCAAGCCGATTTCAATGAGCTGTGCAGCGACTTCAAGGCGCGCCACACGGCCGCCGCCCAGGTGCAGTTCAGCGTCGCTTTCCGGCAATTATTCGCTGATCTGAAAGCCTTTCCCGACAGTGGCACGTCCGTCGAGGCCGCCCGCGAAGTCGGCATGGATGTGCGGCAACGCCTGTGCGGGGAGATCCGCGTGATCTACCACCACGACCACGCGCACGGCATCGTGTATATCCGCATGTTCCTGCCGGTCCGGCGCGATTTTCTCAGCCATCTCACGACACGCATCCTGCGGCCCGACTTTTAGCCCCTATGCAGGGCGGCGTGAATATTCTATGCTGCGGCGTTGCACTTTCCACATTCCAAGAAAAGAAGGAGCCCCCGTGTCAAGAATCATGCCCGTTTTATTACCCGCTTTCGCCCTGGCCCTGTCGGCCATGGCCGCGTCAAACCTGGGCGCCGCGCCCGTCAAGCCGGCCGCCGCCAACACCGCTGCCGCCAGCAAGGCCGATCTGCTGCCATTCAAGGCCACGGAAAAGACCCTGGCCAATGGATTAAAAATCATCATCGTGCCGACCGGTTTTCCCAACCTGGTCTCGCTGCAAATTCCCGTGCAGACGGGTTCGCGCAATGAAGTCGAGCCGGGCAAGTCCGGCTTTGCCCACTTCTTCGAGCACATGATGTTCCGCGGCACCAAGGCCTATCCGCCCGAGAAATACCAGGAAGTCATCACCCGCGCCGGTGCGCGCCAGAACGCGTACACGAGCGACGACCTGACGAATTACCACACGACGTTTGCCAAGCAAGACCTGGAAACCGTGCTGAAGGTGGAGGCGGACCGCTTCCAGCACCTCGACTACGCGGAAGACGCGTTCAAGACGGAATCGCGGGCCGTGCTGGGCGAGTACAACAAGAACAGCGCCAATCCCGTCTCGAAACTGTTCGAAGTGATGCGCGACAGCGCCTACACGACGCATACCTACAAGCACACGACGATGGGTTTCATTCAGGACATCGAAGACATGCCGAACCAGTACGCGTACTCGAAGATTTTCTTCGACCGCTGGTACCGTCCCGAGCGCACCACCATCATCATCGCCGGCGACGTGGAGCCGCAGCAAGCCATCGCGCTGGTGGAAAAATACTGGAGCGCCTGGCAGCGCGGCAAGCAACAGGCGGCCGTGCCCGTGGAACCCGCGCCACGCGGCCCCGTCTACAAGCACGTGGCCTGGCCCACGCCGACCCTGCCGTGGGTGGCCGTGGGCTTCCACGCGCCCGCGTTTTCCGTGAAGGACAAGGACCAGGCCGCGCTGGCAACGTTGCTGTCGCTGTCGTTCGGCCGCACCTCGCCGCTGTATAAACGCCTGGTGCAGAACGAGCAAAAGGTCGACCAATTGTTCGACATGACGCCGGACCGGGTCGACCCGACCCTGGCCGTGCTGGGCGCGCGCGTGAAAAACATCGACGACGCCGTCTATGTGCGCGACGCCATCCTGAAAACCGTGGCCCAGTTGCGCGATACGCCAGTGAGCGAAAAAGACCTGGCGGACGCCAAGTCGGCCGAAAAATACGGCTTGATACGCTCGCTCGACAACACGGAGCAAATCGCCGGCACCCTGGCGTCCTTCGTGCATTTCGACCGCTCGTACGCCACCATCAACCAGTACTACCGCCTGATCGATACGCTCACGCCAGCCGACCTGCAGGCGGCCGCGCGCAAATACCTGACGGATGAGGGCCTGGTGGTGACGACCCTGTCGCACCAGCCGATGGCGGCCGCCATCGCCACCACGCCAAAACTGGCCAGCCTGCTGCCGGCCGTCTCGAGCGCGAAGTTCGACGTGCTCGTGCAAAAATCCGCGCTGCCGCAGATCCGCTACAAGCTGCTGTTTACGGCCGGTTCCGCGCAAGATCCGCAAGGCAAGGAAGGCCTGGCCGCGCTGACGGCCGCCATGGTGGCGTCCGGTGGCTCGTCCGAGCGCAAGATCGACGAGGTCAACCAGGCCCTGTTCCCGCTTGCGGGCAGTTTCAGCCAGCAGACGGACAAGGAAATGACGACGTTTACGGGCTCCATCCACCGGGATAACTGGACGCAGTTCAACGCCATCGCCCTGCCGCTGCTGCTCTCGCCCGGTTTCCGCGAAGACGACTTCCGCCGCCTGAAGGATGCGCAAAAGAATGCATTGCTGCTGGACCTGAAGGACAATAACGAAGAAGAATTCGCCAAGGAACGCCTGCAAACCAATGTGTATGCGGGCACGCCGTACGGCCACCCCGTGCTGGGCACGCTTGCCGGCATCGACGCCATCACCCTGGACGACGTGAAACAGTTCTGGAAGAGCGCGTATGCGCAAGGCGCCGTCAAGGTGGGCATTTCCGGCGACGTCTCCGACGCCATGACGGCCTCGCTGACGCAGGCGCTGGGCAGCTTGCCGGCCGGCCCCGGCTTGCCGGCCACGGTGAAACCCGCGGGCCGCAAGGAAAATGGCCTGGAAGTGGAAATCATCGAGAAAAACACGCGCGCCACGGCGATTTCCTTCGGCCTGCCTCTGGAGGTGACGCGCACGCACCCGGACTTCCCCGCCCTGTGGCTGGCGAAGACGTGGCTGGGCGAGCACCGCGCCTCGAATTCCTATCTGTACCAGCGCATCCGTGAGCTCCGCGGCATGAACTATGGCGATTACGCGTACATCGAGGCCTTCCCGCGCGGCATGTATCAGTTCTTCCCGAACCCGAACCTGGGCCGCAAGGCGCAGCTGTTCGAAATCTGGATCCGCCCCGTGGCGCCGGACAACGCCCACTTCGCGCTGCGCGTGGCCCTGACGGAACTGGGCAAGCTCATCGACAACGGCTTGACGCAGGATGACTTCGCCACCACGCGCGACTATCTGATGAAGAACGTCTTCGTCATGACGTCGACGCAGGACCAGCAACTCGGTTATGCGCTCGATTCGCAATGGTATGGCACGCCGGAATTTACCAAGCTGATGCGTGACGGCTTGTCGAAGCTGACGGTACAAGACGTCAACCGCGCCATCAAGCAACATCTGTCGGCGAAAAACCTGTCCGTGGTGATCGTTGCCAAGGATGGGGCCGGCTTGAAGGAAAAGCTCGTCAGTGACGCGTTTTCTCCCATCAAGTACGACGGCAACAAGCCGCAGGCCCTGCTTGATGAAGACAAGGTCATCGGCGCGATGAAGCTGAACATCCAGCCGTCCGCCGTCACCGTGACGCCGGCGGCGCAGGCCTTCGCCAAGTAAGTTTGTGCCAGATCAACCTCGTCCGACGCAGCTTGCCGGATGGGGTTGATCTATTCTTCGGCACGGCCAAACCCGCCTTCAGTCCGCCAATCCCGGCCTTGGTCGGAAAGTAGCATCTTGGCAATCTGGTTATCCGCATACTGTTTTTCGACTCTTCCAGAGCGAAAACCACGACAAGGATATCCATGCACCTGTTCCCTCCCCACCTTTACGCCACCTGCGTCCTCGCCGTTGCCGCCCTGCCGGGCGCCCTGTACGCCCAGGCTCCCTCCCTCGCCGGACAGTGGCAATTCCAGACGGCGACGGGCACGACCACGACAAATGGCGTCGACGTCGACCTGATCGACACGGGCATACTCGACATTAGCGAAGAGCCAGGCGGCTTGCGCGCGACGATCGCGTGGCTCGACGAACGGGGCCAGCTTACGCCGCCGCGCACGGTGCATGGCACGGCCGGCCCCGACGGCACCATCTTCCGGCACGGCGGCAAGCGCGTCAGCACTGGGCGCAACGGCAAGGAGGTCAGCACCGAGGTGACGATACGCTGGACCTTGCAAGCCAAGGGCGACGTGCTGAGCGGCGAACGCCTGGTCGAAACCGATGAGAACGAACCCAAGCCCGTGAGCGGCACGCGGCTGCAGCAGCGCTATGTACCGCCGGCGCTGCCGCCCGCAGCAGCAACATCAGGCGGCACCGCGCGCGGCCCGTCCACACCGGCCGAGCGCGCGCGCGTGCTGCGGATGGCAACAGAGGCGCAGCGCGATCCCCTGGCCGTGCAACAGCGCGACGGCGCCTGGCTAACAGAATGGATCGAGGCAATTCCCGACTTCACGCTACCGGCCAGCGCGCTGGAAAGCTGGCTCTCCATCGCCAGCCAGGCGACTATCCGCGAGGCGCTGGTGTTTCAATACCTGGCCAGCGTGATGGCTTTCCAGATCGAACACCGGGAGCAGGCCGGGCAACAAGGCGCCAGCGACCTGGCGGGACTGCAGGGCGTGCTGGGCGCCTACGAAACACTGCTGCGCCAGGATAAGCGGCGCCGTTCCGCCAAGCTGGATGCGGCGCTGGCGGCGCGCCAGCAAGACAGGCTGCCCGCCTTCCTGGCCGCGCTGTCCGGCAGGGATGCCGTCATCCAGCCTGCATCGTCGCCGTCGGGCGACGCCACGGCGCGCCGGATTGTGGCGCTGGGCACCAGCGAGCCGCGCGCGATGGAGTGGCTCGACATCCTCAGCAACCGCTTTGGCGGCCGCATGGCCGGCAGCGATGCCTACACGCATGCGGCGCAATGGGCGCGCATGCAACTGCGGCAATGGGGCGTGCAAGCCGAGCTGGAAGAAGCGGGCCAGATGCCCGTCGGCTTCAACCGCGGCCCCTGGTCGGGCACGATGCTGGCGCCTCAGGCGCAGCCCCTGCGCCTGGCGACACCCGCCTACACGGCCGGCACGCGTGGCGTGCAGCAGGGACTGGCCATCGTGGGTCCGTCTACCGTGGAAGAAGCGCGCCAGCGCGCCGCGCAATTCAAGGGAAAATGGGTGCTGACGGGCGGCGAAAACGGTGGCGGCGGGCGCGATGGCAGCACCATCCACCAGCCCAGGGCCATCACGCAGGTGCTGATGGCCGCTGGCGCCCTCGGCACCATCCAGTCCGGCGAGGAACCGCTGTATGCCGCCAGCGCCGCGCCCGCCACCTGGGCGGCCCTGCCGACCTTGCCCGACATCAAGCTGGCCGCGCCACAATACACGGACATGCGCCAGCGACTGGCGCGCGGCGAAGCCGTCACCCTGGAATTTGACATCCGCAACTGGTTCTATCCTGGCCCTGTGACGTATCACAACGTCGTGGCCCGCATTCCCGGCACGGACAAGCCCGAGGAAATCGTGCTGATCGGCGCCCACCTCGACAGCTACGATGGCGGCACGGGCGCGGCCGACAATAGCGGCGGCGTGTCCACCATGCTCGAAGCGATGCGCCTGCTGGCGTTATCCGAAGCGAAGCCGCGCCGCACCATCATGTTTGTCGCCTTCGGCGCGGAGGAAATCGGCCGCAAGGGATCGTTCGCGTTCGCCGAGCGGCATGCGGGTGAATTGAAAAATATCGTCATGATGCTCAACCGCGACGGCCGGCCTGGCGCCATCGACGGCATCGCGATTCCCACGGCCTGGCAACCCGTGTTTGGCCGGGTCGAACGGGCGCTGCAAGACGTCCACCCCGTGTTCGGCTTCGCCGCCAGCATCAATGACGTGCCGCGCGATGCCAGCAAGGCAATGAACGCGCGGGCCGGCAGCGACGACGCCGTCTTCAGCCTGCATGGCGTGCCGACGCCGAAATTTACCGTGCTCGGCGATTTCGACTATGCGCGCGTGCATCACACGCTGCTCGACACGTATGACAAGGTGCGGCCTTTCAGCGCGGCGCAGCAATACTCGGCCATCGCCATCGCCCTGAGCGCGTATGCAGTGGCGAACGCGCCGGAAGAGATCAGCAGGAAAGGCTATTATCGCGCCGCCAAAGCGGCACAGTAGACTTTCCCGCCAGCGTCACTCGAAGGGATTGGCCACCGACGTCACCTCGGGCGGCGGCAGCTGGTCGGGCAGTTCCTGCTTTTCCAGCTGCGCCACCACGTCGGCCAGCAGTTTTTGCAGCTGTTTCGCCAGGGCCAGGCCCGGCTTGTCCAGGGTCAGGTCGATGTCGCCGCTGAGGCTGATGCGGTCGATGCGGTTTTCGATGCTCAGGCTGCCAATCTCCAGCACATCGCTTTCATTGGCATACGGGACGAATTTCTTTGCGCACATGGTATTTCCTTTTCGACGGTCTTGTTATTTCCTGGACTTGCTATTGATCTTGGGCAAACTCAGCATGCGCAACTTTTGCTGGCGCGTCAGCGACGGTAACAGATCGATGCCTATCCTGTCTTCCAGTTGCGCAATGCTCAACACCTCGTAGGCCTTGGTATCGACGTTTTCTATGAAATAGGCGGCGCCAGCGCGCTGGCGCGGGCTGTACACGGCCTTGTACAAATGGCTGGGCACGATGACTCTTCCCACCTTGCGCAGGTTGCCGCCAATAAAAGCCGGCCCCGTGATCACGTACAGATCGCCCTCTTTCTTCGCCATCTTGCGCACGGCGCCCTCGATGCCGGCCCATACGTAGCGGTTGTTGCGCGCATCCTGAGGCACCATGTTGGCCAGGGTAAAGCTGTCGCGCTGGCTCTGGCGATCCGGCATGTCGCCGTTGGGCGCCATGTGGCCACGGTCGAAGCCGCTGCGCGCATAGTCGGCCAGTTCCGCGCGCTGGGCGGCGGGCAGCTTGCGTTCGGCATGGAAGGAATTTTCGCGCGACAAATCCTGCGCCGCTTCGAGGTTGTTCGCCGTCAAGTGCTCAGCCGACCACAGCGGCGTGCGCGTAATCCCCGAGTGCATCACGCCAAATACGTTGTAGCACAGTTCCTTGGTTGCCACGTCCAGCTTGGGGTTGGTGATTTCCGGCTTGCGGCCATCGACGTAATGGGCGGGACAGGCATCGGCATGCGCCAGGTTCGCGGCAAAGGCGGACGCCAGCAAGCCGCACGCCAGAGTCAGCCTGGCGATCGATCGTTGAATCATATTTCCCTCTGAAATCTTTGCAGGCCAGCATTCTAGCGGACGCGGGCGCCCTACCACAATCCTGCCGTGCGCCCCTGTGCAAGGCCGCATGCGGCCCTGCCACGCGCTGGCGCAAATAAAGGCCAACAGGCCGCGCACAGCCATTCATATCTGCTAAGATTGCCTTGATTCGTTCGCATCGACCATTCAAGATTTGGAGAGCATATGATCAAAAAAACCCTGCTGCTGATCGTTGTCGTCGTCGCCGCCATCCTCGGCTATGCCACGACCAAACCCGACACCTTCAGTGTCCAGCGCGAAATCACCATCAAGGCCCCGCCCGAGAAAATCGCCGCCCTGATCACGGACTTCCATTACTGGGCCGCCTGGTCGCCGTGGGAAAAGCTCGATCCGGCCATGCGCCGCACGTTTACGGGTCCGGCCAACGGCCTGGGCGCGCAATATGCATGGCAAGGCAATGACAAGGTGGGCGCCGGCCGCATGGAAATCACGGAAGCGGCCCAGCCCGAACGCACCGTCATCAAGCTCGACTTCCTGAAACCGTTTGAAAGCCACAACACCACCACCTTTACCATGACACCAGAAGGCGACGGCACCAGGGTGAACTGGACCATGACGGGCCCCAGCCCTTACGTCAGCAAGGTCATGACGGTCTTCGTCAGCATGGATAGCATGATCGGCAAGGACTTTGAAAAAGGCTTGAACAGCCTGAAGGCGGCGTCGGAGCGCTAAGCCCGCTCACCGCCACCAGAAACAGGGCCCGCGCGGCCCTGTTTTACTTGATACCCGGTCAGAACTGCTCGATCCAGGCCGCCAGGTGGTCCGGCGTGAGTGCCGGTTCAGCCTGCACCATCTTGCCTTGCAAACCCAGTTCCGTCTTGCTCAGCTGCAAGGACCAGCCGCGCCGCGCCAGCCACAGCAAGGTAGCCAGCCAGAACGAGTGCAGGGCCGAGACAGGCGCCGTGGTCGGCGTTTCCAGGAATTCCGTCAGCAGCCGGCCGTCGAGAAACAGCGCCGTGCCGCCCTGGTTTTGCAGGGCCGCGCCCACCACCGGCAGCAGCATGTCGATCACATGCTCCACGCCGCGCCCCGGATGCTCGCGCTCGAGCGTGTCGAGCTGCTGGCGCACGGCGGCGGCAAACGCCGTGCCACGGAAGGCTTCCGAGCTGACCAGGTCGGCATAGTCCATCAACAGCCAGTCCGGCTCGGGCGGCGTGACCCCGGCCGTCAGGGCCGCCGACAAATACGCTTCCACCGGCAACTGCTGTTCCGGACCGGCCAGGCTGGCGCACAGGGCATACAGGGTGCCGATGCGGTTGGCGACGGCTTGCCGCTGGCGCACCATCAGCTTTTCGCGCAGCAACTGGGCGTGCTCGTTGCGCAAGCGCGCCAGTTCCAGTGCCTGCTTGAGTTCCATGCGCAGGGCCGCGATATCCCACGGTTTCTGGATGTAGCGGTGGATCTGTCCCTGGTTGACGGCTTCCACCGTGTGCTCCAGCTCGGAATACGCGGTGGTCAAAATGCGCACGATGTGCGGATGGCGGTCCCAGCAATACGACAGCAATTCGTTGCCGTAGGCGCCGGGCATGCGCTGGTCCGACACCAGCACGGCGATGCGGTCGGCTTGCTCGTCGAGGATGCGCTTGCCCTCCTCGACCGAGGTGGCCGTCAGCACGTCGGCCAGCGGCGCGATGGCGCGCTGGAAGTATTTGAGGGCGTTGGCCTCGTCATCGACATAGAGTATCGTCGGCAAGCCTTGCGCCGACTCACGCTGAGCCGGCAAACGCAGATTGGCGTCAATCATGCTCGTTCCTTATATGTACTGGAAAATTCAGGGTTACCGTGGTGGAAGTGCCAAACTCGGTGGCGATATCGAGGTTGCCGCCGAACGACTGCATCATGCGGTGGCAAAACACCATTCCCCAGCCCTTGCCTTCGCCGCCGCTGGCACTGACGGGGTCGATCAACAGCTGTTCGACGATCTCGGGGGCAATGCCGGCGCCATTGTCGCGCACCGTGATGCGGCCGGCGTCGATGCGGATGCCGATCGCCGGATGGGCTTGCTCGCCGGCCGAACGCAAGGCATTCGCCAGCACGGACGATAAAATCAGGGCGACGCAATTGGGCGACTCGGCGATGGAGAAATCGTCGCCCATGTCGACCGTGATGGCGGCGCGCTGTGCCGCGCTCAAGGGATAGCTGTCGAGCAAGGCGTCCAGCAACTGGCGCGCACTGCCGGCGCGGCGTCCGCCCTGCATGCCGGGCCCGGCGCTGGCCAGGCGCACCGTGTCGATAAAGCTGGCCAGCACGGACAGGCAATAACGCGCATTGTCGTGCATCAAGGCGGCCGCTTCGCCGATCTCGGCCTGCGGTGCGGCATCCGCCTGCGCGCGGCGCGCGATGCCGCGCGCAAAATTGGCGATGGCCGCCAGCGGCGTGTTCAATTCATGCGCAAGGAAGGCCAGCGATTCTTCCATCGCCACCAGCCCCTGGCGGCGCGCGGCGCGCTCGCGTCCCGTCTGCACGGCCAGTTCCAGCGCCGTTTGCATGGCGGCCAGGTCGAGCGGCTTTTCCAGCAGGCGGAACAGCGAGCCGCCGTTGATCAGTTCAAGCAGGACATCCTTGTCCGCATACGCGGTCACCAGCATGCTGACGATGTGCGGATAGCGCTGCGCCACTTCCTGCAGCAGTTCGCTGCCCAGGCGGTCCGGCATGCGGTAATCGGTGACGAGCACGTCGATCTGGCCAGCCTCGTCCTGCAGCAGAGCGAGCGCCGCATCGACGCTCTGCGCCGTCAGCACCCGGTAGCGGGGACCGACGGCGCGCTCGAAATACTTGCAGGCAAGCGCTTCGTCGTCCACGTACAGCACGCTGGCGCGGCTATCGCTGTCCATGCTAGCGGCCCTCCCAATCGGAGCGCTGCAGGTCGAAATTCATGCTGGCCCACACCCCAAGCTCGCTTTCGGCGCTGAGGGTGCCGCCGTGGCGCTCGATCACGCCATAGCTGATGCTCAGGCCCAGGCCCAGGCCCTGCCCCACTTCGCGCGTGGTAAAGAACGGTTCGAACACGCGCGCCAGGTTTTCCGGCGCGATGCCGGGGCCATTGTCGCGCACGCTGATGCGCAGGCGATTGTCGTCCCAGTGGGCCGTGATGCGGATCTCGAATGGCGGCGCATTGCCCTTGCGCATGGACAGCACGGCATTGCCCAGCAAGTTGATCAGCACGCCCACGATGGCCGCCTCGTCGCCGCGCACCAGGGTGTCGACCGGCAAGTCGTGGCTGATGCTGACATTTTTCGTTTCATGTCCGACCAGGCGAATGGCCGCGTCGAGCGCGCTGCGAAACTGGAAGTGTCCCGTCTCCAGCTGGTTGCCGCTCTTGCGGTAGGCAAAGGTTTTTAGGTCGGAGACGATGTGCTGCACGCGCAGCATGCCTTGCTTGGCGTCGGCCAGGCATTCGCTGACCAGCGCGCTTTGCTTGGCGGCCGGGTCTTCGATGGCCACCTCGATGGCCATCATGCAGAAATTCACGGGATTATTGACTTCATGCAGCATGCCGGCGGCCAGGGTGCCGATGGCGGCCATTTTCTCCTGCTGCAGCATCTGCCCCTTGATATCGGCCAGGCTCTTATTCGTTTCTTCCAGCTGCGTATTCTTTTGCGCCACTTCCGCCTTCAGCTGGAACAGCATGAAGCGGGCGCGCTCATTGAAATACGTAAATACGGCGCTGATGCTGGCCGACATGATGAGGAACAGACAGTTGACGACAAACGTGCCGGCCAGGTCGAAGCCGCCCGCATGCCAGGCGCAGGCGGCCACGTACAGCAGGCAGGAAATGGCGCCGAAGACCATGTTTTGCCACAGCCCGAAAGCCAGCACGATGCCCGAGGAATAGATGGCCAGGGTCATGCCCACATAATAGATCGAAGTGGCGCCTTCCGTGACGGCGATCATCCAGGCGATCATGATTTGCGGCAGGATCAGCCAGACAAAGGTCAGGCCCTGGATGCGGTCTTGCGCCCAGCGCGTGCGCATGGCCAGCACGACGCAAAAAATCAGCACCGACACAAGAATGCGCGCACTGGTAAATGCCGATTGCTTGTCCGGATACAGGGCAGAATCGAGGCCCATGCCCAGCAGGATCAGCACGATGCCCGTGTACGCCCCGCCACGGCTGAATTCCAGGCGGAAGTCGCGCAAAACGGCCGTGTAGCCAGCGTGCAGGCCTGGAGTGTCCATCAAGGAATGCTCACTTCCGCGAACACATTCACGCCCGTGGGATCGACATAGATCAGCGGATCCGTCGCGTGCTCGGGCAGCAAGGCTGACAGGCCCTCTTCATTGCGATAGATCAAATGCCATTCGAGCAAATGCTCCATGCCGAACTTGCCCGGATTGTTCGCGTGCACATTGGTGACGAGCAAACGTCCGCCCGGCCCCACGCGCGAGGCGAAGTGCATCAGCAGGCGCGCACAGACCTTGTCGGACAGGTAGTCGAACAGGCCGGCGCAATACACGGCGTCGAAACTGCCGGGCAAGCCCGTGACGCCCGAGCCATGGCGGCGCTTGAGCAGGTTGTGCACGGAGTCGTGCACATAATCGATCTCGACCACTCTTCCCGTGCGCTGCATGATGGTGGTCAGGCGCGCACGCGTCCAGTCCAGGGTCTCGCTGCTGAAGTCGACCAGCTCGAAGGCCAGCCACTGCGCGTCCGGGCACGTTTCCAGGAAACGCTGCACTTCAATGGCCGGGCCGCAGCCCACATTGAGCACTTTATACACACGCCCTGCCACACGCGCAGCGGCCGCCTTTTGCGACAGGAATTCCGTCAGGATATCGATGCGGTTGCGGTGCGCCGTGGCCACGGCCGCCTGCAGGAAGGCCGCATTGACGATCTGAAAATAGGTGCTCGGCCCTTGCCGTGGATCGTCGAGCAGCTGGTTGACCATCTGGTAGTCGCCCGCATAGCCGAG is a window of Janthinobacterium rivuli DNA encoding:
- a CDS encoding sensor histidine kinase, whose amino-acid sequence is MDTPGLHAGYTAVLRDFRLEFSRGGAYTGIVLILLGMGLDSALYPDKQSAFTSARILVSVLIFCVVLAMRTRWAQDRIQGLTFVWLILPQIMIAWMIAVTEGATSIYYVGMTLAIYSSGIVLAFGLWQNMVFGAISCLLYVAACAWHAGGFDLAGTFVVNCLFLIMSASISAVFTYFNERARFMLFQLKAEVAQKNTQLEETNKSLADIKGQMLQQEKMAAIGTLAAGMLHEVNNPVNFCMMAIEVAIEDPAAKQSALVSECLADAKQGMLRVQHIVSDLKTFAYRKSGNQLETGHFQFRSALDAAIRLVGHETKNVSISHDLPVDTLVRGDEAAIVGVLINLLGNAVLSMRKGNAPPFEIRITAHWDDNRLRISVRDNGPGIAPENLARVFEPFFTTREVGQGLGLGLSISYGVIERHGGTLSAESELGVWASMNFDLQRSDWEGR
- a CDS encoding class I SAM-dependent methyltransferase, with protein sequence MYSQSQIDPVVSFRNTQGEAVRGTIFNLQRNSLVMEIYNPYSIVQVSEVLNDVTVRMGAKNAYVGKAVVISSVNTGLTAIVSVTLIDEWRELSDVVVVKGAVLKESSAFVAGWGERFRIRRDYQIVVNEMRAFLSEVARWVEQVDLSDSLPKENGRLRPDIFDELALPLMEQTQLYLRQLEVEASLVEEERAPAHRAFAQAALHPLILRAPFVFRTFTKPLGYAGDYQMVNQLLDDPRQGPSTYFQIVNAAFLQAAVATAHRNRIDILTEFLSQKAAAARVAGRVYKVLNVGCGPAIEVQRFLETCPDAQWLAFELVDFSSETLDWTRARLTTIMQRTGRVVEIDYVHDSVHNLLKRRHGSGVTGLPGSFDAVYCAGLFDYLSDKVCARLLMHFASRVGPGGRLLVTNVHANNPGKFGMEHLLEWHLIYRNEEGLSALLPEHATDPLIYVDPTGVNVFAEVSIP